In the Geitlerinema sp. PCC 9228 genome, one interval contains:
- a CDS encoding endo-1,4-beta-xylanase → MRHSSDILNDRKIITLLLLFLAGCLGVLLYGSFQSAPATEPTTLSLERTQPPNLAKKQQTLRSAAEQQNFHVGAAVSSKAFRQDSKYREVLAREFNMMTPENAMKWRSLRPSQNEFNFDLSDSMVSFAEKHNMKVRGHTLVWHRSVPQWLQEGDFDRSDMISLLREHIQTVVNRYQGKIYAWDVVNEAITRRGELRDTIWLRTIGPEYIEMAFRWAHAADPDALLFYNDYGGEETGVKADGIYQLVKELKAKGVPIDGVGMQMHKGLRNPPDPDEVRDNMERLADLGMQVHITEMDVRIQNGRGSPAERFRAQGYIYQDMLETCMDASNCDSFVMWGFTDAYSWIPQFTGNPDAPLIFDEEYEPKPAYRRLMETLRSGV, encoded by the coding sequence ATGAGACATTCGAGCGACATCTTAAACGATCGCAAAATTATCACCCTGCTGCTGTTGTTCCTGGCTGGCTGTTTGGGAGTTTTGCTCTACGGTAGCTTTCAATCTGCACCAGCCACCGAACCCACCACCCTATCTTTAGAACGCACCCAACCCCCCAACCTTGCCAAAAAACAGCAAACCCTGCGTTCTGCTGCCGAACAGCAGAATTTTCACGTTGGTGCCGCCGTATCCAGCAAAGCCTTCCGCCAAGATAGCAAATATCGAGAAGTCCTGGCGCGGGAATTCAATATGATGACCCCGGAAAATGCTATGAAATGGCGATCTTTGCGCCCCAGCCAAAACGAATTTAACTTCGATTTGTCCGATAGCATGGTTTCCTTTGCCGAAAAACATAACATGAAAGTTCGCGGTCACACCCTAGTTTGGCATCGTTCCGTTCCTCAGTGGTTGCAAGAAGGGGATTTCGACCGTTCCGATATGATTTCCCTGCTGCGGGAACACATTCAAACCGTGGTCAACCGCTACCAAGGAAAAATTTATGCCTGGGATGTGGTTAACGAAGCTATTACCCGTCGCGGCGAGTTGCGGGATACCATTTGGCTGCGTACCATTGGACCCGAATACATCGAAATGGCATTTCGTTGGGCACACGCAGCCGATCCCGACGCGTTGCTATTTTACAATGACTACGGCGGCGAAGAAACCGGCGTGAAAGCCGATGGCATTTACCAACTGGTGAAAGAGTTAAAAGCAAAAGGCGTTCCCATCGATGGGGTAGGCATGCAAATGCATAAAGGATTGCGCAATCCCCCCGATCCAGACGAAGTTCGTGATAATATGGAGCGATTGGCAGATTTGGGCATGCAGGTACATATCACCGAAATGGATGTCAGAATCCAAAACGGTCGCGGTTCGCCTGCGGAAAGATTTCGCGCGCAAGGCTATATTTACCAAGATATGTTGGAAACCTGCATGGATGCGAGCAATTGCGATTCGTTTGTCATGTGGGGATTTACGGATGCTTATTCCTGGATTCCCCAATTTACCGGCAATCCCGATGCTCCTTTAATCTTTGATGAAGAGTACGAACCCAAACCTGCCTATCGCCGTTTGATGGAAACTTTGCGATCGGGCGTTTGA
- a CDS encoding serine/threonine-protein kinase gives MFVLHQPGDLIKERYQILRPIGQGGMGKTYAAVDCNSEEKVAIKTLSLKQIPNWKSLELLEREAEVLAELNHPAIPNYIDHFTVDTPEDYCFYLVQELAPGNSLATLVQNGFQPTEKIVCDIAQQVLEILDYLHSHIPPILHRDIKPENLICTKTGKMYLVDFGAVQAICHQTIAANNSTFVGTFHYMPVEQMYGKAQPASDLYSLGASLVYLLTHRSPNELSQKNLKIDFRKAAISPISKKFAKWLDKMLEPDVQKRFSSAKVALKYLPKPVTKSKIVRHHQPKTIQAVTIFLVLTSIPLGNQLANHVAAWWHSQNSETSNDYQLFAEEKDSYQRGKDLAEQEKYTQAIEAFTQAIESNTNPYQSYGYRGFLYQLLGENRKAIADYDKAIALNPRDSSPYYNQGIAYAELQEYRQAIDSYTRSIEVNAGWNKQSVDSAYFNRGLVYKNLGEYKNALADFSAAIRLDKNRPRAYFNRGVIYEKMGDINTARSNFEQAAQLYQKLGSEKWYRKSLERVEKLR, from the coding sequence ATGTTTGTTTTACACCAACCCGGAGACCTCATTAAAGAACGATATCAAATTCTTCGACCCATCGGTCAAGGCGGTATGGGAAAAACCTACGCAGCCGTAGACTGTAACAGTGAAGAAAAAGTGGCTATCAAAACCCTTTCTCTCAAACAAATTCCCAACTGGAAATCTCTAGAACTTTTGGAAAGGGAAGCGGAAGTGTTAGCAGAACTCAACCATCCCGCTATCCCCAACTATATCGACCATTTTACCGTAGATACCCCAGAAGACTATTGTTTTTATTTGGTTCAAGAACTAGCACCAGGCAACTCCCTGGCTACGCTGGTTCAAAATGGCTTCCAACCCACGGAAAAAATTGTCTGCGATATTGCCCAACAAGTTCTAGAAATTCTAGATTACCTGCACTCGCACATCCCTCCTATTTTACATCGTGATATCAAACCCGAAAATTTAATTTGTACCAAAACCGGTAAAATGTATTTGGTGGATTTTGGTGCCGTGCAAGCGATTTGCCACCAAACCATTGCTGCCAATAATAGTACGTTTGTGGGAACTTTTCACTACATGCCTGTGGAGCAAATGTACGGAAAAGCACAACCAGCTTCTGATTTATATAGTTTGGGAGCTTCCCTAGTATACTTGCTAACCCACCGTTCTCCCAATGAATTGTCTCAAAAGAATTTAAAAATCGACTTTCGCAAAGCAGCCATCTCCCCAATTTCTAAAAAATTTGCTAAGTGGCTAGACAAAATGCTGGAACCCGATGTTCAAAAACGATTTTCTTCGGCAAAAGTTGCTTTAAAATATCTGCCCAAACCCGTTACGAAATCAAAAATTGTACGGCATCACCAACCGAAAACCATCCAAGCAGTAACAATTTTCTTGGTTTTGACATCGATTCCCCTTGGCAATCAGTTGGCAAATCATGTGGCTGCGTGGTGGCATTCCCAGAACAGCGAAACGAGTAATGACTATCAACTTTTTGCTGAGGAAAAAGATAGTTACCAACGTGGCAAAGACTTGGCAGAACAAGAAAAGTATACGCAGGCAATAGAAGCATTTACTCAAGCCATTGAGTCGAATACCAATCCCTACCAATCTTATGGATATCGAGGATTTTTATATCAATTATTAGGAGAAAATCGGAAAGCTATTGCTGATTACGATAAAGCGATCGCACTGAATCCTAGGGATTCTTCTCCCTACTACAATCAAGGAATTGCCTATGCCGAACTGCAAGAATATCGCCAGGCAATTGACAGCTATACCCGTTCCATTGAAGTCAATGCAGGTTGGAACAAACAAAGTGTTGATTCTGCCTATTTCAACCGCGGTTTGGTTTACAAAAATTTGGGAGAATACAAAAATGCTTTAGCTGATTTCAGTGCTGCAATTCGTTTGGATAAAAATCGACCCCGTGCCTACTTCAATCGTGGCGTCATTTATGAAAAAATGGGCGATATTAATACAGCACGTTCAAATTTTGAGCAGGCAGCTCAGTTGTATCAAAAGTTGGGAAGTGAAAAATGGTATCGCAAATCTTTGGAAAGGGTGGAAAAGTTACGTTGA
- a CDS encoding AEC family transporter: MTVLLPAIAPVALIIGIGFIAGKTMSLHRQTLSQLAIYILTPALIGSKLYRTTLSPDSAMGLAAGMLVSSVLLYLLVFFLSLFLDFPVTIRKSLIACTLFANTGNLGLPLLAFAFGDAGLERAVVYLVVAAVFMVVVGPALLKGHGWHSGVQLVLKLPLLWAAIAGLVARLLQLSFPLQIDEGIRMLGNAAIPVALLILGMQLSDTRLRLGKYELLACGLRLLVAPAIAFLVGLALQLQGLDLQVLVMQGAMPTAVNTLVLVTEFGGDADLVARTIVASTLFAFATLPVVLWLCS, encoded by the coding sequence ATGACCGTTTTACTCCCTGCGATCGCACCTGTTGCTTTGATTATTGGCATCGGATTCATTGCTGGCAAAACCATGTCTTTGCATCGCCAGACCCTTTCCCAGCTGGCGATTTATATTCTTACTCCAGCTTTAATTGGTAGCAAGTTATATCGCACAACGCTATCGCCAGACAGTGCCATGGGGTTGGCGGCAGGTATGCTGGTTTCCTCTGTTTTGCTATACTTGCTGGTCTTTTTTTTGTCGCTTTTTTTAGATTTTCCCGTTACCATCCGCAAAAGTTTGATTGCCTGTACCTTATTTGCCAATACGGGAAATTTGGGGTTGCCTTTGCTGGCTTTTGCTTTTGGCGATGCTGGCTTGGAACGAGCAGTGGTTTATTTGGTGGTGGCGGCGGTGTTTATGGTAGTGGTAGGACCAGCTTTGCTAAAAGGGCATGGTTGGCACTCAGGGGTACAATTGGTGCTGAAATTGCCTTTATTGTGGGCTGCGATCGCGGGGTTGGTGGCTCGCTTGCTGCAGCTATCTTTTCCCCTACAGATAGATGAAGGTATCCGGATGCTGGGAAATGCGGCAATTCCGGTGGCGTTGCTGATTTTGGGAATGCAGCTGTCGGATACCCGCTTGCGTCTGGGAAAATACGAACTGCTGGCTTGCGGTTTGCGGCTGTTGGTGGCACCAGCGATCGCGTTTTTGGTGGGGTTGGCTTTGCAATTGCAGGGGTTGGATTTGCAAGTGTTGGTCATGCAAGGTGCCATGCCGACAGCGGTGAATACGTTGGTTTTGGTGACTGAATTTGGCGGGGATGCGGATTTGGTGGCACGTACCATTGTTGCTTCCACGCTGTTTGCCTTTGCAACTCTGCCGGTAGTGCTGTGGCTTTGCAGCTAG